In Rhodamnia argentea isolate NSW1041297 chromosome 4, ASM2092103v1, whole genome shotgun sequence, the following proteins share a genomic window:
- the LOC115751032 gene encoding putative clathrin assembly protein At2g25430, translating into MSQSTIRKTLGAVKDQTSIGLAKVASNMAPELEVAIVKATSHDDDPMDDKYMRRILNLTSYSRGYVHACVSALSKRLSKTRDYIVALKSLVVIHRLLNDGDPIFHEEIMYATRRGARLLNLSDFRDEAHSSSWDHAAFVRTYAMYLDQRLELILFDRKSGGGGGPSGSANGGGSVHSEDRYGSRDDFRSPPPRGNDYDYGDYRGEYGNYGGMRRSRSYGDMSDGVAVKEGKEERRVVTPLREMKPERIFGKMGHLQRLLDRFLACRPTGLAKNSRLILVALYPVVKESFQVYADICEVLAVLLDKFFDMEYHDCVKAFDAYASAAKQIDELIAFYTWCKDAGVARSTEYPEVQRITSKLLETLEEFVRDRAKRPKSPERREELPPVAQEEEPVPDMNEIKALPPPENYTPAPPPPPAPKPEPPKPQVTGDLVDLRDNGVTADDQGNKFALALFAGPPANTGNGSWEAFPSNGEPEVTSAWQTPAAESGKEDWELALVETASNLSKQKAALGGGLDPLLLNGMYDQGMVRQHVSTAQLTGGSASSVALPGVGKSATPVLALPAPDGTVQTVNQDPFAASLNIPPPSYVQMAEMEKKQHLVVQEQQLWQQYATEGMRGQATLAKIGGTGYYAPRPPVMPYGMPPVNGMGPPTGYYYSPY; encoded by the coding sequence ATGTCTCAAAGCACCATCCGCAAAACCCTCGGGGCTGTCAAGGACCAGACAAGCATTGGCCTTGCAAAGGTCGCGAGCAACATGGCGCCAGAGCTCGAAGTAGCTATTGTGAAAGCCACGAGCCATGATGATGATCCTATGGATGACAAGTACATGCGTCGGATCTTGAATTTGACTTCATACTCGCGTGGATACGTTCATGCATGTGTTTCTGCACTTTCAAAGCGACTGAGCAAGACACGCGACTATATTGTGGCTCTCAAATCCCTAGTGGTCATACATCGTCTGTTGAACGATGGAGatccaatttttcatgaggAGATAATGTATGCGACCAGGCGTGGTGCTAGGTTGTTGAATTTATCTGATTTTAGGGATGAGGCTCACTCTAGTTCGTGGGACCACGCGGCTTTTGTGAGGACTTACGCTATGTATTTGGATCAGAGACTCGAGTTGATTCTGTTTGATAGAAAGagcggcggtggtggcggtcCTAGTGGAAGTGCTAATGGTGGTGGTAGTGTTCACAGTGAGGATAGGTATGGGAGTAGAGATGATTTCCGGTCCCCACCACCCAGAGGGAATGATTATGATTATGGTGATTATAGAGGAGAATATGGTAATTATGGAGGGATGAGAAGGTCAAGGTCATATGGGGATATGAGCGATGGTGTGGCTgtgaaagaagggaaagaagagagaagggtaGTGACTCCACTGAGGGAAATGAAGCCAGAAAGGATTTTtggcaaaatgggtcatttGCAGAGGCTATTGGACCGGTTCTTGGCGTGTAGGCCCACTGGTCTGGCCAAGAATAGCAGGTTGATCTTAGTTGCATTGTACCCTGTTGTGAAGGAGAGTTTTCAGGTATATGCTGATATCTGTGAGGTTTTGGCTGTTTTGCTTGATAAGTTTTTCGACATGGAGTATCACGATTGCGTCAAGGCTTTCGATGCTTATGCTAGTGCCGCTAAGCAAATTGATGAGTTGATTGCATTCTACACTTGGTGTAAGGATGCAGGGGTGGCAAGATCAACCGAGTATCCTGAAGTGCAAAGGATTACCAGTAAGTTGTTGGAGACATTGGAGGAGTTTGTGAGGGATAGAGCAAAGAGACCTAAGAGCccagagaggagagaagaattGCCCCCTGTGGCTCAGGAGGAGGAGCCTGTGCCAGATATGAATGAGATAAAGGCGTTGCCTCCACCAGAGAATTATACTcctgcaccaccaccaccaccagcgCCAAAACCAGAGCCACCAAAGCCACAAGTGACAGGGGATTTGGTGGATCTGAGGGATAATGGAGTTACTGCTGATGATCAAGGTAATAAATTTGCATTGGCTCTATTTGCGGGGCCACCGGCTAATACAGGGAATGGTTCGTGGGAAGCATTCCCTTCAAATGGTGAACCAGAAGTGACTTCTGCTTGGCAAACCCCTGCTGCCGAATCTGGCAAGGAAGATTGGGAATTAGCTTTGGTGGAGACTGCTAGTAACTTATCAAAGCAGAAAGCGGCTTTAGGTGGTGGTCTTGATCCATTGCTACTGAATGGCATGTATGACCAGGGAATGGTGAGGCAACATGTGAGCACTGCTCAGTTGACTGGAGGTAGTGCGAGCAGTGTTGCTCTACCTGGCGTTGGAAAGAGCGCAACCCCAGTATTGGCTCTCCCTGCACCGGATGGAACTGTCCAAACGGTTAACCAGGACCCTTTTGCTGCATCATTGAACATCCCTCCTCCTTCATATGTACAGATGGcggaaatggagaagaaacaacATTTGGTTGTGCAGGAGCAACAACTGTGGCAGCAGTATGCTACGGAGGGGATGCGAGGTCAAGCCACTTTGGCCAAGATTGGTGGGACTGGTTACTATGCACCACGTCCTCCCGTGATGCCCTATGGCATGCCACCAGTCAATGGGATGGGACCTCCAACTGGGTATTATTATTCTCCTTACTGA
- the LOC115751034 gene encoding NEDD8 ultimate buster 1 translates to MAKLKVAGTWSGAIEVELDVWTVPMLREEVARRSNLSPDSINLICAGMVLKGTDGTAKLSDLGLKSNAKILSTRVSADQGKSLKEEAMAEDERSRRLARVKAAATALAKRHADGSLPLEDFNIELEDQSGKKVNMGSETDQRAVMMGLMLHSNAKQLIRRQKYGDALEVLAMGEESFSLCNPQFIEMVDNVPIMQIDMVWCYFMLQDISSLSVAGIRLQKAREGIERAHGKDYSRVRLLQGGRYPEIALHLRLELLEGVVAYHSGHFDKSRKALTSAQEKFLKLQVPDESLSLVMSMGFKERDARRALRMTNQDVGSAIDFLIEEKSKRSQKREEDMKRKQEIREQKSYGVTPAKKPVDLQRLNELVSIGFEKALAAEALRRNENDTQKALDDLTNFETNATIQNDIESRKRKRQQKADEAAIEQLVSMGFDRSRAVEAVSGGHTVEQAMQKLLVQPQGLPNQPENANPVTATPATTSALSINNEVSGSMNNIDEVGDASAHAGMDDRDVEMEEELADELAQADAFSDYDIEVTKEGEAIEEYLSLLASGGGSSSATQPR, encoded by the exons ATGGCGAAGCTGAAGGTGGCCGGCACGTGGTCCGGCGCTATAGAGGTCGAGCTGGACGTCTGGACGGTCCCGATGCTGCGGGAGGAGGTCGCGAGGCGATCGAACCTGAGCCCGGACTCGATCAACCTTATTTGCGCGGGCATGGTGCTCAAGGGAACCGACGGGACGGCGAAATTGAGCGACCTCGGCCTCAAGAGCAACGCCAAGATACTCTCGACCCGCGTCTCCGCTGACCAGGGCAAGTCGCTGAAGGAAGAGGCCATGGCCGAGGACGAGCGGTCTCGCAGGCTCGCTCGGGTCAA AGCAGCTGCCACTGCACTGGCTAAGAGACATGCAGATGGGTCATTGCCACTTGAAGACTTCAACATAGAACTTGAAGATCAGAGTGGAAAGAAAGTAAATATGGGATCTGAAACTGATCAGAG GGCTGTGATGATGGGCTTGATGCTTCACTCAAATGCAAAGCAACTTATAAGGAGGCAAAAGTATGGAGATGCATTGGAAGTTCTTGCTATGGGTGAG GAGTCATTCTCTCTCTGCAATCCCCAGTTCATTGAG ATGGTTGATAATGTTCCTATAATGCAAATAGACATGGTATGGTGCTATTTCATGCTTCAAGACATCTCATCACTCTCTGTGGCTGGAATTCGACTACAAAAGGCCAGAGAAGGGATCGAACGTGCCCATGGAAAGGATTACTCTCGTGTTAGACTCCTTCAAGGAGGTCGCTATCCAGAGATTGCTTT GCATTTGCGGTTAGAGCTGTTGGAAGGAGTGGTAGCTTATCACAGTGGTCATTTCGATAAGTCACGAAAAGCATTGACATCTGCACAAGAAAAGTTTTTAAAG TTGCAGGTGCCAGATGAATCTTTATCACTAGTAATGAGCATGGGCTTCAAGGAACGTGATGCCAGGAGGGCACTACGCATGACCAACCAAGATGTTGGGAGTGCCATTGATTTTCTAATCGAGGAAAAGTCTAAGAGGTCACAGAAACGTGAGGAGGATATGAAGCGAAAACAGGAAATCAG GGAGCAAAAGTCTTATGGAGTGACACCCGCAAAGAAACCTGTGGACCTCCAAAGATTAAATGAACTGGTCTCCATTGG GTTTGAGAAGGCACTTGCTGCTGAAGCCCTTCGgagaaatgaaaatgacacTCAGAAGGCACTGGatgatttgactaactttgaaaCTAATGCTACCATTCAG AATGACATAGAatcgagaaaaagaaagagacagcAGAAAGCAGATGAAGCAGCAATCGAGCAGCTTGTATCAATGGGCTTTGATAGATCAAGAG CGGTTGAAGCGGTTAGTGGTGGTCACACTGTGGAGCAAGCAATGCAAAAACTACTTGTGCAGCCTCAGGGTCTTCCAAACCAACCTGAGAATGCCAATCCTGTGACTGCTACTCCTGCAACTACTTCTGCCTTATCAATTAACAATGAGGTTTCAGGTAGTATGAACAATATTGATGAGGTGGGAGATGCATCTGCACATGCTGGAATGGATGACCGGGATGTagagatggaggaagaactTGCGGATGAGTTGGCTCAAGCTGATGCTTTTTCAGACTATGATATTGAAGTCACGAAGGAAGGAGAAGCCATAGAGGAGTACCTTTCTCTGCTCGCTTCAGGGGGTGGCAGTAGCAGTGCAACTCAACCTCGGTAG